In one window of Legionella fallonii LLAP-10 DNA:
- a CDS encoding T-complex 10 C-terminal domain-containing protein, with product MNKFILPHKIQLFVFILGLLLIQLPTSTVLFAGNSPAPNLPMESNPVDESYDSGIVTPNPDGSKTITKPDGTKITIGSDGTAFQTNPDGTKIMQKNDGSIVIASPDGTVVVKNSDGSSVTTNPDGSKIIKNVDGSIIRLKKDGTVIH from the coding sequence ATGAATAAATTTATATTACCTCATAAAATACAATTGTTTGTATTTATTTTAGGATTGTTGTTAATACAATTGCCTACAAGCACGGTACTTTTTGCTGGCAATAGCCCTGCACCTAATCTGCCAATGGAATCCAATCCTGTAGATGAGTCATATGATAGTGGCATAGTCACTCCCAATCCAGATGGAAGTAAGACTATCACTAAACCTGATGGCACAAAAATTACTATTGGTAGTGATGGTACCGCGTTTCAAACCAATCCGGATGGAACCAAAATAATGCAAAAAAATGATGGTTCGATTGTGATAGCCAGCCCTGACGGCACTGTTGTTGTCAAAAATAGCGATGGCTCATCAGTAACAACGAACCCAGATGGTTCAAAAATTATTAAGAATGTGGATGGCTCTATTATTCGTCTTAAGAAAGATGGAACAGTTATTCATTAG
- a CDS encoding BaiN/RdsA family NAD(P)/FAD-dependent oxidoreductase, with protein MEQTDVIVIGAGAAGLMCAIEAGKRHRKVLILDHANKVGKKILMSGGGRCNFTNYYVEPHKYFSHNPHFFKSALSRYTQWDFIELVKKHAIPFHEKTLGQLFCDNKSKDIVDMLLAECDKAGVSIHLNTAIEKIQQLDTHHFKIYTNRGKFRCESLIIASGGLSIPTMGASPFAYKVAEQFGIKVWPTRAGLVPLTLDVMEKEKLSILSGISIDSHVKNERNEFRENILFTHRGLSGPAILQLSSYWHPGEPISINFLPEQNLFEHLKEARIEMPQKQLNSVLSLYLPKRVVEVFIPKNLAEKKLSELSNRDLEAIAHQMHAWVVKPNGTEGYRTAEVTIGGVDCNAISSKTMEVNDIPGLYFIGEALDVTGWLGGYNFQWAWSSGWAAGQVV; from the coding sequence ATGGAACAAACCGATGTTATTGTCATTGGCGCTGGCGCTGCTGGCTTGATGTGCGCCATTGAGGCAGGCAAACGTCACCGTAAAGTCCTTATTCTGGATCATGCCAACAAGGTCGGCAAAAAAATTCTCATGTCTGGAGGAGGACGCTGTAATTTTACTAACTATTATGTAGAACCTCATAAGTATTTTTCTCATAATCCCCATTTTTTTAAATCGGCCCTGAGTCGTTACACTCAATGGGATTTCATCGAGTTAGTAAAAAAACATGCTATTCCTTTTCATGAAAAAACTTTAGGCCAATTATTTTGTGATAACAAATCAAAAGATATAGTCGATATGTTACTTGCCGAGTGCGATAAGGCAGGAGTATCAATCCACTTGAATACAGCCATTGAAAAAATCCAACAACTCGATACACATCACTTTAAAATTTACACCAATAGAGGCAAATTCCGTTGCGAATCATTAATCATTGCCAGTGGTGGCTTATCTATACCTACGATGGGTGCCAGCCCCTTTGCTTATAAAGTTGCAGAACAGTTTGGAATAAAAGTCTGGCCTACCAGAGCGGGACTTGTTCCTTTAACCTTGGACGTTATGGAAAAAGAAAAACTATCCATACTTTCAGGTATTAGCATTGATAGTCATGTTAAAAATGAACGGAATGAATTTAGAGAGAATATCTTATTTACTCATAGAGGCTTAAGCGGCCCTGCTATTTTACAACTGTCCTCCTATTGGCATCCTGGGGAACCCATTAGTATTAATTTTTTACCCGAACAAAATCTTTTTGAGCATCTAAAAGAGGCTCGTATTGAAATGCCGCAAAAACAATTAAATTCAGTTCTTTCTTTGTACTTACCTAAACGGGTAGTAGAAGTGTTTATCCCCAAAAACTTAGCCGAAAAAAAACTTTCAGAACTATCTAATCGAGACTTAGAAGCAATCGCGCACCAAATGCATGCATGGGTTGTAAAACCCAATGGTACCGAAGGCTATAGAACGGCAGAAGTCACTATAGGCGGTGTGGATTGCAATGCCATTTCTTCGAAAACTATGGAAGTAAATGATATCCCTGGATTGTACTTCATTGGTGAAGCGTTGGATGTAACAGGCTGGTTAGGCGGATATAACTTCCAATGGGCGTGGTCATCTGGTTGGGCCGCTGGACAGGTAGTATGA